A section of the Streptomyces xinghaiensis S187 genome encodes:
- a CDS encoding IucA/IucC family protein, producing MSMTLPARAATGHHRPGDPAAIADAITTGNLLRCWIRETGTPRPTDGILRLRLPASGVTLETPVIHWSPTGHHRFGRARLRTGTKAPAPLIASLLGIEIAAGDPSSVTDLTSRVTDSAHRIEQFLRTRPHTTHTPTTPFIEAEQALVTGHPLHPTPKSREGLSDNQAARYSPETHGHFPLHWFAADPAVLHSDTALDRPLQNLLAELAGHPATPPGTGLVPAHPWQAQDLLHRPAVRALLDDGHLHDLGPSGPHWTPTSSVRTLYRADAPVMLKLSLGIRITNSRRENNRTELRRGLAVHRLLDAGLAHALHTAHPHFHIVRDPAWLAVDTPGATTPTGLDAVIRDNPFRTGTPTPPRTPRTTTGCLAGLLAERPDQPDHRSRLATHIQHLAHRTGHSTPRTTRTWFTRYLDTVITPLLWLHATYGLGLEAHQQNTLVTLDTDGWPTGGHYRDNQGYYFSPARSHALHQWIPGAGRDLGTYVDDTVIDERLGYYIGINNILGTIGALGSQGLADETDLLADTDRHLAALAAQHGDRLTLATTLREAPTLRCKANLLTRIRGMDELIGPLEAQSVYVDIPNPIAEARR from the coding sequence ATGAGCATGACGCTTCCCGCCCGCGCCGCCACCGGACACCACCGGCCCGGCGACCCCGCGGCCATCGCCGACGCCATCACCACCGGCAACCTCCTCCGCTGCTGGATCCGCGAAACCGGCACCCCCAGACCCACCGACGGCATCCTCCGCCTCCGCCTCCCCGCCTCCGGCGTCACCCTCGAAACCCCCGTCATCCACTGGTCACCCACCGGCCACCACCGCTTCGGCCGCGCCCGCCTCCGCACCGGCACCAAAGCCCCCGCCCCCCTCATCGCCTCCCTCCTCGGCATCGAGATCGCCGCCGGAGACCCCAGCTCCGTCACCGACCTCACCAGCCGCGTCACCGACTCCGCCCACCGCATCGAACAATTCCTCCGCACCCGCCCCCACACCACCCACACCCCCACCACCCCCTTCATCGAAGCCGAACAAGCCCTCGTCACCGGCCACCCCCTGCACCCCACCCCCAAAAGCCGCGAAGGACTCAGCGACAACCAAGCCGCCCGCTACTCACCCGAAACCCACGGACACTTCCCCCTCCACTGGTTCGCCGCCGACCCCGCCGTCCTCCACAGCGACACCGCCCTCGACCGCCCCCTCCAGAACCTCCTCGCCGAACTCGCCGGCCACCCCGCCACACCCCCCGGCACCGGCCTCGTCCCCGCCCACCCCTGGCAAGCACAAGACCTCCTCCACCGCCCCGCCGTCCGCGCCCTCCTCGACGACGGACACCTCCACGACCTCGGCCCCTCCGGCCCCCACTGGACCCCCACCTCCTCCGTCCGCACCCTCTACCGCGCCGACGCCCCCGTCATGCTCAAACTCTCCCTCGGCATCCGCATCACCAACTCACGCCGCGAGAACAACCGCACCGAACTCCGCCGCGGCCTCGCCGTCCACCGCCTCCTCGACGCCGGCCTCGCCCACGCCCTCCACACCGCCCACCCCCACTTCCACATCGTCCGCGACCCCGCCTGGCTCGCCGTCGACACCCCCGGCGCCACCACCCCCACCGGCCTCGACGCCGTCATCCGCGACAACCCCTTCCGCACCGGCACCCCCACCCCGCCCCGCACCCCCCGCACCACCACCGGCTGCCTCGCCGGCCTCCTCGCCGAACGCCCCGACCAACCCGACCACCGCAGCCGCCTCGCCACCCACATCCAGCACCTCGCCCACCGCACCGGCCACAGCACCCCCCGCACCACCCGCACCTGGTTCACCCGCTACCTCGACACCGTCATCACCCCCCTCCTCTGGCTCCACGCCACCTACGGACTCGGCCTCGAAGCCCACCAGCAGAACACCCTCGTCACCCTCGACACCGACGGCTGGCCCACCGGCGGCCACTACCGCGACAACCAGGGCTACTACTTCTCACCCGCCCGCAGCCACGCCCTCCACCAATGGATCCCCGGCGCCGGCCGCGACCTCGGCACCTACGTCGACGACACCGTCATCGACGAACGCCTCGGCTACTACATCGGCATCAACAACATCCTCGGCACCATCGGCGCCCTCGGCTCCCAAGGCCTCGCCGACGAAACCGACCTCCTCGCCGACACCGACCGCCACCTCGCCGCCCTCGCCGCCCAACACGGCGACCGCCTCACCCTCGCCACCACCCTCCGCGAAGCCCCCACCCTCCGCTGCAAAGCCAACCTCCTCACCCGCATCCGCGGCATGGACGAACTCATCGGCCCCCTCGAAGCCCAATCCGTCTACGTCGACATCCCCAACCCCATCGCCGAGGCACGCCGATGA
- a CDS encoding tautomerase family protein, protein MPGSEVERGYPHLETVRSALTALYRALPPGAVRSFTASVLPVEAGFSGEEDLRAGVERVARVMVRHLGLPEARVAVTFREMADAANVELAAGPEYDVELHTRFDRHRRDIGAALAHEITHVFLHRAGLSFPGTAANEILTDTAAAYLGVGWLLLDAFRQDALTSQKLGYLTPEEYGYVLAKRALVFGEDPSPWFTSPQAYTAYTEGMERARADERQPPLAGASRFARLRYGRARRAASEPGAAPPPPLPDAPYAFDAGPPLRVVFPCPVCCQRLRVPVRGPVRVRCGLCRSVLDCDT, encoded by the coding sequence ATGCCCGGGAGCGAGGTCGAGCGCGGTTATCCGCATCTGGAGACGGTACGGTCGGCGCTCACCGCGCTGTACCGGGCGCTGCCGCCGGGGGCGGTGCGGTCGTTCACGGCCAGTGTGCTGCCCGTGGAGGCGGGGTTCTCCGGGGAGGAGGACCTGCGCGCGGGTGTGGAGCGGGTCGCGCGGGTGATGGTGCGCCATCTGGGGCTGCCGGAGGCCCGGGTGGCGGTCACCTTCCGGGAGATGGCGGACGCGGCGAACGTGGAGCTGGCGGCCGGTCCCGAGTACGACGTGGAGCTCCACACGCGGTTCGACCGGCACCGGCGGGACATCGGCGCGGCCCTGGCGCACGAGATCACCCATGTGTTCCTGCACCGGGCGGGGCTGTCCTTTCCCGGCACGGCCGCCAACGAGATCCTCACCGACACGGCGGCGGCGTACCTGGGGGTGGGCTGGCTGCTGCTGGACGCCTTCCGGCAGGACGCGCTGACCTCGCAGAAGCTGGGCTATCTGACGCCGGAGGAGTACGGCTACGTTCTCGCCAAGCGGGCGCTGGTCTTCGGGGAGGACCCCTCGCCGTGGTTCACCAGCCCGCAGGCGTACACCGCGTACACCGAGGGGATGGAGCGGGCCCGGGCCGACGAGCGGCAGCCGCCGCTGGCGGGCGCGAGCCGCTTCGCGCGGCTGCGGTACGGCCGGGCCCGCCGCGCCGCCTCGGAGCCAGGGGCGGCGCCGCCTCCCCCGCTGCCGGACGCCCCGTACGCGTTCGATGCCGGTCCGCCGCTACGGGTGGTTTTTCCCTGCCCGGTCTGCTGCCAGCGGCTCCGGGTGCCCGTCCGGGGGCCGGTGCGGGTGCGCTGCGGGCTCTGCCGGAGCGTTCTGGACTGCGACACCTGA
- a CDS encoding SpoIIE family protein phosphatase has protein sequence MTDPGYPSGDAEYRPLPGEELLHAMFYGLDAGVWVMDSGGRILVVNPRGAEIVRMPPERFIGADAHELLHREADGSQQPRSRCPLLAAMAEGLPTRTQGAWFRRGDGSLLRVGWLLAPYLVGGEQAGAVVTFFDLSAQEEEARRRDAHLAALRKRAERLSLVSEVTTVLTSTLDVREALRRLVRLVAPRLADWAVVDLLGEQDAVLRVAVVHHENGRHVNVTELEGALPDGLSWDSRSPLQRVLRGASSLIAGPEEYAGVPDSAIQRVQGDLFRFTGIHSAVMAPLRGGRGVLGALTLGRADQEQPFDREDLELIDDIARRAGLAVDNAQLYDRQRRVSETMQLHLLTPLPRVEGLEMAARYLPAPQGSQVGGDWYDAFVMPDGATTLVIGDVIGHDLQAAASMSQVRNMLRAFVWDQREVPSLIIDRLDSALVHISDVPMATLVLCRLEGGGGEPWVVRWSNAGHPPPLVIEPDGEARFLWEGHGMLLGTEASPPRVDSAVTLAPDTTFVLYTDGLVEAPGQSLDTGLERLRQRAAGLVGRPLGEFCDRLLVEVAPEESADDIALLVVRVP, from the coding sequence ATGACTGATCCCGGGTATCCGTCCGGCGACGCCGAGTACCGTCCGCTGCCGGGCGAGGAACTGCTGCACGCGATGTTCTACGGGCTGGACGCCGGGGTCTGGGTGATGGATTCCGGCGGGCGCATCCTGGTGGTGAATCCGCGGGGTGCGGAGATCGTCCGGATGCCGCCGGAGCGGTTCATCGGTGCGGACGCGCACGAACTGCTGCACCGGGAGGCGGACGGCAGTCAGCAGCCGCGTTCCCGGTGTCCGCTGCTGGCGGCGATGGCGGAGGGTCTGCCGACGAGGACGCAGGGTGCCTGGTTCCGGCGCGGTGACGGTTCGCTGCTGCGGGTGGGGTGGCTGCTGGCCCCGTATCTGGTGGGGGGTGAGCAGGCCGGCGCGGTGGTGACGTTCTTCGACCTCTCCGCGCAGGAGGAGGAGGCGCGGCGCCGGGACGCCCACCTGGCGGCGCTGCGCAAGCGCGCGGAGCGGCTGTCGCTGGTGTCGGAGGTGACGACGGTCCTGACCTCGACGCTGGATGTGCGGGAGGCGCTGCGGCGGCTGGTGCGGCTGGTGGCGCCCCGGCTGGCGGACTGGGCGGTGGTCGATCTGCTGGGTGAGCAGGATGCGGTGCTGCGGGTCGCGGTGGTGCACCACGAGAACGGCCGGCATGTGAACGTCACGGAGCTGGAGGGGGCGCTGCCGGATGGTCTGTCGTGGGACTCGCGCTCGCCGCTGCAGCGGGTGCTGCGGGGTGCTTCGTCGCTGATCGCGGGCCCGGAGGAGTATGCCGGTGTGCCGGATTCGGCCATTCAGCGGGTGCAGGGGGATCTGTTCCGGTTCACCGGTATCCACTCGGCGGTGATGGCCCCGCTGCGCGGCGGCCGGGGTGTGCTGGGGGCGTTGACGCTGGGCCGGGCGGATCAGGAGCAGCCGTTCGACCGGGAGGATCTGGAGCTGATCGACGACATCGCGCGGCGGGCCGGTCTGGCGGTGGACAACGCGCAGCTGTACGACCGGCAGCGGCGGGTGTCGGAGACGATGCAGCTCCATCTGCTGACGCCGCTGCCCCGGGTGGAGGGGCTGGAGATGGCGGCCCGCTATCTGCCGGCGCCGCAGGGCTCGCAGGTGGGCGGTGACTGGTACGACGCGTTCGTCATGCCGGACGGGGCGACGACGCTGGTGATCGGGGATGTGATCGGGCACGACCTGCAGGCGGCGGCGAGCATGTCGCAGGTGCGGAACATGCTGCGCGCGTTCGTCTGGGACCAGCGGGAGGTGCCGAGTCTGATCATCGACCGGCTGGACAGTGCGCTGGTGCACATCAGTGATGTGCCGATGGCGACTCTGGTGCTGTGCCGGCTGGAGGGCGGGGGCGGTGAGCCGTGGGTGGTGCGGTGGTCCAACGCCGGGCATCCGCCGCCGCTGGTGATCGAGCCGGACGGGGAGGCCCGTTTCCTGTGGGAGGGGCACGGCATGCTGCTGGGCACGGAGGCGAGTCCGCCGCGGGTGGACTCGGCGGTGACGCTGGCGCCGGACACCACCTTCGTGCTGTACACGGACGGGCTGGTGGAGGCTCCGGGGCAGTCGCTGGACACGGGTCTGGAGCGGTTGCGGCAGCGGGCGGCGGGGCTGGTGGGGCGGCCGCTGGGCGAGTTCTGCGACCGGCTGCTGGTGGAGGTGGCGCCGGAGGAGTCGGCGGACGACATCGCGCTGCTGGTGGTGCGGGTGCCGTAG
- a CDS encoding CBS domain-containing protein, translated as MAAKQNLTVRDVMTEGAQCIGESQNMTDASRMMRDLGVGSLPICGEDDRLKGMITDRDIVIKCCAEGKDLNQVRAGELAGELFWIDVDASISEALDAMEQHQIKRIPVIDTGAGHRLVGIVTEHDLARNISDEMLAEFVEKVYA; from the coding sequence ATGGCAGCGAAGCAGAATCTGACGGTCCGCGACGTCATGACGGAGGGGGCCCAGTGCATCGGTGAGAGCCAGAACATGACCGACGCCTCGCGCATGATGCGTGATCTCGGCGTCGGCAGCCTCCCCATCTGCGGGGAGGACGACCGGCTGAAGGGCATGATCACGGACCGTGACATCGTGATCAAGTGCTGTGCCGAGGGGAAGGACCTGAACCAGGTCCGTGCCGGGGAGCTCGCCGGGGAACTGTTCTGGATCGATGTGGACGCGTCCATCAGCGAGGCGCTGGACGCGATGGAGCAGCACCAGATCAAGCGGATCCCCGTGATCGACACGGGCGCCGGTCACCGGCTGGTGGGCATCGTCACCGAGCACGATCTGGCCCGGAACATCAGCGACGAGATGCTCGCCGAGTTCGTCGAGAAGGTCTACGCCTGA
- a CDS encoding chorismate mutase produces the protein MTNQPPNTATDADPSVRAELERLRESIDNIDAAVVHMLAERFKCTQQVGRLKAEHRLPPADPAREALQITRLRQLAESARLDPAFAEKLLNFIIAEVIRHHETIARS, from the coding sequence ATGACGAACCAGCCCCCGAACACCGCCACCGACGCCGACCCGTCCGTCCGGGCGGAACTGGAGCGGCTGCGGGAGAGCATCGACAACATCGACGCCGCCGTCGTCCACATGCTCGCCGAGCGCTTCAAGTGCACCCAGCAGGTCGGCCGGCTCAAGGCCGAGCACCGCCTCCCCCCGGCCGACCCGGCCCGCGAGGCCCTCCAGATCACCCGGCTGCGGCAGCTCGCCGAAAGCGCACGGCTCGACCCCGCCTTCGCGGAGAAGCTCCTCAACTTCATCATCGCCGAGGTGATCCGCCACCACGAAACCATCGCCCGCTCCTGA
- a CDS encoding pyridoxal phosphate-dependent decarboxylase family protein: protein MSLGASRPPHRTGPATPPPAGHHATPRNDAPAPPNAPASANTTPAPPDTAPTPPPAGLAGGTHGPTTLEPLLHTVLDALRTGSHARSGPLPAGGPKIVTDRLRTTLDPALPEHGTGPHEALRTLVHALAEGAADPADPHCAAHLHCPPLAVAVAADLAATALNPSMDSWDQAPAATALETGITRTLAALVHPRSPQPDALVTSGGTESNLVALLLARERARAAGARTVQVVCGTNAHHSIHRAAWLLGLPTPVTVACHAGRVIPAALDRALATTAGPALVIATAGTTDEGLIDPLPQLARIATTYGAELHIDAAYGGPLLFSDTLRHRLDGIDNAISVTLDLHKLGWQPVAAGLLAVRDTTELEPLTHRTDYLNADDDTEAGLPDLLGRSIRTTRRPDAFKIAVTLRALGRTGLAHLVEHCVTSAEQLAAITDRHPALRRRPGPIGISTVLLRPTAADELAATEGEEAGDAHVADVRRRLLTAGRAVIGRARAQDTDGRVRLWLKATLLHPDTRTTDLEALADTIAHTTP, encoded by the coding sequence ATGTCGCTCGGCGCCTCCCGCCCCCCGCACCGCACCGGCCCCGCCACACCCCCACCGGCCGGCCACCACGCCACGCCGCGGAACGACGCCCCCGCACCCCCGAACGCCCCCGCGTCCGCGAACACCACCCCCGCACCCCCGGACACCGCCCCCACACCGCCACCGGCCGGACTCGCCGGCGGCACCCACGGCCCCACCACCCTCGAACCCCTCCTCCACACCGTCCTCGACGCCCTCCGCACCGGCAGCCACGCCCGCAGCGGCCCCCTCCCCGCCGGCGGCCCCAAAATCGTCACCGACCGGCTCCGCACCACCCTCGACCCCGCCCTCCCCGAACACGGCACCGGCCCACACGAAGCCCTCCGCACCCTCGTCCACGCCCTCGCCGAAGGCGCCGCCGACCCCGCCGACCCCCACTGCGCGGCCCACCTCCACTGCCCCCCGCTCGCCGTCGCCGTGGCCGCCGACCTCGCCGCCACCGCCCTCAACCCCTCCATGGACTCCTGGGACCAGGCCCCCGCCGCCACCGCCCTCGAAACCGGCATCACCCGCACCCTCGCCGCCCTCGTCCACCCCCGCAGCCCCCAACCCGACGCCCTCGTCACCAGCGGCGGCACCGAATCCAACCTCGTCGCCCTCCTCCTCGCCCGCGAACGCGCCCGCGCCGCCGGCGCCCGCACCGTCCAGGTCGTCTGCGGAACCAACGCCCACCACAGCATCCACCGCGCCGCGTGGCTCCTCGGCCTCCCCACCCCCGTCACCGTCGCCTGCCACGCCGGCCGCGTCATCCCCGCGGCCCTCGACCGCGCACTCGCCACCACCGCGGGACCCGCCCTCGTCATCGCCACCGCCGGCACCACCGACGAAGGACTCATCGACCCCCTGCCCCAACTCGCCCGCATCGCCACCACCTACGGCGCCGAACTCCACATCGACGCCGCCTACGGAGGCCCCCTCCTCTTCAGCGACACCCTCCGCCACCGCCTCGACGGCATCGACAACGCCATCAGCGTCACCCTCGACCTGCACAAACTCGGCTGGCAGCCCGTCGCCGCCGGACTCCTCGCCGTCCGCGACACCACCGAACTCGAACCCCTCACCCACCGGACCGACTACCTCAACGCCGACGACGACACCGAAGCCGGCCTCCCCGACCTCCTCGGCCGCTCCATCCGCACCACCCGCCGCCCCGACGCCTTCAAAATCGCCGTCACCCTCCGCGCCCTCGGCCGCACCGGCCTCGCCCACCTCGTCGAACACTGCGTCACCTCAGCCGAACAACTCGCCGCCATCACCGACCGCCACCCCGCACTCCGCCGCCGCCCCGGCCCCATCGGCATCAGCACCGTCCTCCTCCGCCCCACCGCTGCCGACGAACTCGCCGCAACCGAGGGCGAAGAAGCCGGAGACGCACACGTCGCCGACGTCCGCCGCCGCCTCCTCACCGCCGGACGCGCCGTCATCGGCCGCGCCCGCGCCCAGGACACCGACGGCCGCGTCCGGCTCTGGCTCAAAGCCACCCTGCTCCACCCCGACACCCGCACCACCGACCTGGAGGCCCTCGCCGACACCATCGCCCACACCACCCCCTGA
- a CDS encoding GNAT family N-acetyltransferase, with product MTTHHTRRPPLLATRLPAGHFTLHPAHPDTHTPLLHTWGHDPDTAPHWPELHQPTHAVRAHLEQLLTPHSHSTPLIGHLDDTPMSYWELYRADLDPLARHYPAKPHDAGLHLLLGPPHYRGRGLGPHLIRAVSDHQLAADPRATRVLAEPDTRNTRSIHAFRRAGFHPAGELDLPGKNALLMIRDRP from the coding sequence GTGACCACCCACCACACCCGCCGGCCACCCCTCCTCGCCACCCGCCTCCCCGCCGGCCACTTCACCCTCCACCCCGCCCACCCCGACACCCACACCCCCCTCCTCCACACCTGGGGCCACGACCCCGACACCGCCCCCCACTGGCCCGAACTCCACCAACCCACCCACGCCGTCCGCGCCCACCTCGAACAACTCCTCACCCCCCACAGCCACTCCACCCCCCTCATCGGCCACCTCGACGACACCCCCATGAGCTACTGGGAGCTCTACCGCGCCGACCTCGACCCCCTCGCCCGCCACTACCCCGCAAAACCCCACGACGCCGGCCTCCACCTCCTCCTCGGCCCACCCCACTACCGCGGCCGCGGCCTCGGCCCCCACCTCATCCGCGCCGTCTCCGACCACCAACTCGCCGCCGACCCCCGAGCCACCCGCGTCCTCGCCGAACCCGACACCCGCAACACCCGCTCCATCCACGCCTTCCGGCGCGCCGGATTCCACCCCGCCGGAGAACTCGACCTCCCCGGCAAAAACGCCCTCCTGATGATCCGCGACCGCCCCTGA
- the pyk gene encoding pyruvate kinase, with product MRRAKIVCTLGPATDSYDQIKALIDAGMNVARLNLSHGTYAEHESRYHHIRKAADETGRSVGILADLQGPKIRLGRFREGPVLLERGDEFTITTENIQGDRHTSSTTYTGLAADVSRGERILVDDGRVTLEVTNVEGPRVHTIVIEGGLISDHKGLNLPGVAVSVPALSTKDIEDLRWALRTGADAIALSFVRNAHDADDVHRVMKEEGRRLPVIAKIEKPQAVRNLEEIVAAFDGIMVARGDLGVEMPLETVPMVQKRAVKLTRRNAKPVIVATQMLDSMVDASRPTRAEASDVANAVMDGTDAVMLSGETSVGKYPFQTVRTMSRIIEAAEEDLLAQGLPPLVTTHKPRTQAGSVARAAAELGDFLGATHLVACTQSGDTARRLSRYRSPIPLLAFTPDPATRAQLSLTWGVETFLSPEAHSTDEMIAQVDAELLRIGRCRKGDIVVITAGSPPGVPGTTNLVRVHRIGEDAAATA from the coding sequence ATGCGCCGAGCGAAAATCGTCTGCACACTGGGCCCCGCCACGGACTCGTACGACCAGATCAAGGCACTCATCGACGCCGGAATGAACGTGGCCCGCCTCAACCTCAGCCACGGCACCTACGCCGAACACGAAAGCCGCTACCACCACATCCGCAAAGCAGCCGACGAAACCGGACGCAGCGTCGGAATCCTCGCAGACCTCCAAGGCCCCAAAATCCGCCTCGGCCGCTTCCGCGAAGGCCCCGTCCTCCTCGAACGCGGCGACGAATTCACCATCACCACCGAAAACATCCAAGGCGACCGCCACACCAGCTCCACCACCTACACCGGACTCGCCGCCGACGTCAGCCGCGGCGAACGCATCCTCGTCGACGACGGCCGCGTCACCCTCGAAGTCACCAACGTCGAAGGACCCCGCGTCCACACCATCGTCATCGAAGGCGGCCTCATCTCCGACCACAAAGGACTCAACCTCCCCGGAGTCGCCGTCTCCGTCCCCGCCCTCTCCACCAAAGACATCGAAGACCTCCGCTGGGCCCTCCGCACCGGCGCCGACGCCATCGCCCTCTCCTTCGTCCGCAACGCCCACGACGCCGACGACGTCCACCGCGTCATGAAAGAAGAAGGCCGCCGCCTCCCCGTCATCGCCAAAATCGAAAAACCCCAGGCCGTCCGCAACCTCGAAGAAATCGTCGCCGCCTTCGACGGCATCATGGTCGCCCGCGGCGACCTCGGCGTCGAAATGCCCCTCGAAACCGTCCCCATGGTCCAGAAACGCGCCGTCAAACTCACCCGGCGCAACGCCAAACCCGTCATCGTCGCCACCCAGATGCTCGACTCCATGGTCGACGCCTCACGCCCCACCCGCGCCGAAGCCAGCGACGTCGCCAACGCCGTCATGGACGGCACCGACGCCGTCATGCTCTCCGGCGAAACCAGCGTCGGCAAATACCCCTTCCAAACCGTCCGCACCATGTCCCGCATCATCGAAGCCGCCGAAGAAGACCTCCTCGCCCAAGGCCTCCCACCCCTCGTCACCACCCACAAACCCCGCACCCAAGCCGGCTCCGTCGCCCGCGCCGCCGCCGAACTCGGCGACTTCCTCGGCGCCACCCACCTCGTCGCCTGCACCCAATCCGGCGACACCGCCCGCCGCCTCTCCCGCTACCGCTCACCCATCCCCCTCCTCGCCTTCACCCCCGACCCCGCCACCCGCGCCCAACTCAGCCTCACCTGGGGCGTCGAAACCTTCCTCAGCCCCGAAGCCCACTCCACCGACGAGATGATCGCCCAGGTGGACGCGGAACTGCTGCGCATCGGCCGCTGCCGGAAGGGCGACATCGTCGTCATCACCGCCGGCTCCCCGCCCGGAGTCCCCGGCACGACGAACCTGGTCCGCGTCCACCGCATCGGCGAGGACGCCGCCGCTACGGCGTGA
- the tnpA gene encoding IS200/IS605 family transposase, which produces MQRQTDYRRGRHVVSAMHVHLVFVTKYRRGVFNDEMLTRCEEVMRKVCEDFEAELKEFNGERDHVHLLVHYPPKVAVSKLVNSLKGVSARRIRQEFTGRINHAIMHGHLWSPSYFAASCGGAPLAIIRQYIEQQKRPL; this is translated from the coding sequence ATGCAGAGGCAGACCGATTACAGGCGTGGCAGGCATGTTGTTTCGGCAATGCACGTTCACTTGGTCTTTGTGACAAAGTACCGGCGGGGAGTGTTCAACGACGAGATGCTGACGCGCTGCGAGGAGGTCATGCGCAAGGTGTGCGAGGACTTCGAAGCGGAGCTGAAGGAGTTCAACGGCGAACGCGATCACGTCCACCTCCTGGTGCACTACCCGCCCAAGGTCGCCGTCTCCAAGCTGGTCAATAGCCTCAAGGGCGTCTCTGCCCGCCGGATCCGGCAAGAGTTCACCGGCCGGATCAATCACGCCATCATGCACGGACACCTGTGGTCGCCCTCCTACTTCGCCGCGTCCTGCGGCGGAGCACCGTTGGCGATCATCCGCCAGTACATCGAGCAGCAGAAACGTCCGCTCTGA